One genomic window of Deltaproteobacteria bacterium includes the following:
- the fliM gene encoding flagellar motor switch protein FliM produces MNKILNQDEVDALLRGLSGGEVEAEEDIVEHDDGIVAFDLANQDRIIRGRMPVLEIINDRFARLATNALANSMRKKLDVNPISIDMSKFGDFMRSLPVPTSINIFKLDPLRGNALLVIDTRLVFALVENYFGGAGTQPKVEGRDFTPIEQTIINNVVKSLLSNLEDAWRPVHEVNIELVRSEINPQFATIVPPSDVVVVISFEVELENAIGSLVVSLPYATIEPIRSKLYAAFQSERLEVDHAWISRFRDRLMETPVAFEVTLGNTQITGRQLLNLRKGDILLLDTDEDDLLQAEVEGVLKFYGRPGFVKGNKAFQVVKEEETHF; encoded by the coding sequence ATGAACAAGATACTGAACCAGGACGAGGTCGATGCCCTGCTCAGGGGACTTTCCGGGGGCGAGGTCGAGGCCGAGGAAGATATCGTCGAACATGACGACGGCATCGTGGCCTTCGATCTGGCCAACCAGGATCGGATCATCCGAGGCAGGATGCCTGTTCTGGAGATCATCAACGATCGGTTCGCCCGCCTGGCGACTAACGCTCTGGCCAACTCCATGCGCAAGAAGCTAGACGTGAATCCTATTTCCATCGATATGTCCAAGTTCGGGGACTTTATGCGTTCCCTGCCGGTGCCAACAAGTATCAACATTTTCAAGCTCGACCCTTTGAGAGGCAACGCCCTTTTGGTCATCGACACCCGGCTGGTGTTCGCCCTGGTCGAAAATTACTTCGGCGGGGCCGGAACCCAGCCCAAGGTTGAGGGCCGAGACTTCACTCCCATTGAGCAAACCATCATCAACAATGTGGTCAAGTCCCTGCTGAGCAATCTCGAGGACGCCTGGCGGCCGGTTCACGAAGTGAATATCGAGCTGGTCCGGTCGGAGATCAATCCGCAGTTTGCGACCATCGTCCCGCCGAGCGACGTTGTCGTGGTTATTTCCTTCGAGGTTGAACTGGAAAACGCCATTGGATCTCTGGTGGTATCCTTGCCCTATGCGACCATTGAGCCGATACGGTCCAAGCTCTACGCCGCCTTCCAGTCGGAGCGCCTGGAGGTCGATCATGCCTGGATTTCTCGTTTTCGGGACAGACTCATGGAAACGCCGGTGGCCTTCGAGGTCACCCTCGGGAACACTCAGATCACAGGCCGCCAATTGCTCAATCTCCGCAAGGGGGATATTCTGCTTCTGGATACAGACGAGGATGACCTGCTCCAGGCTGAGGTTGAGGGTGTGCTGAAGTTTTACGGTCGGCCCGGGTTCGTCAAGGGCAACAAGGCGTTTCAGGTCGTCAAAGAGGAAGAGACGCATTTTTGA
- the fliN gene encoding flagellar motor switch protein FliN — protein sequence MAEQDQDNLAAEWAAALEKDSQEGQKKDSGVQMDEDALAAEWAAALEEDGGDKGKGGDQDDIADAWAAALADEEEQKIEKEQKQRSLSAKSKDYEYKDLTSEAKNTRPEGGKRDLDFILDIPLNVTAQLGSTRLLINELLQLGQGSVIELNKLAGEPLEVHVNGKLVARGEAVVINEKFGVRLTDIISPIERVRQLG from the coding sequence ATGGCTGAACAGGACCAAGACAATTTGGCTGCCGAATGGGCCGCAGCATTGGAGAAGGATAGCCAGGAAGGCCAGAAGAAGGATAGTGGTGTCCAGATGGACGAGGATGCCCTGGCTGCTGAATGGGCCGCCGCTTTGGAGGAGGACGGAGGGGACAAAGGTAAGGGTGGTGACCAGGACGATATCGCTGACGCTTGGGCTGCTGCCTTGGCCGACGAAGAGGAGCAGAAGATCGAGAAGGAGCAGAAGCAGCGGTCTCTGAGTGCTAAAAGCAAGGACTACGAGTACAAGGATCTGACCAGCGAAGCCAAGAATACTAGGCCCGAAGGCGGGAAGAGGGATCTGGATTTCATACTGGACATTCCTCTGAACGTCACCGCGCAGCTGGGCAGCACTAGGCTTTTGATCAACGAACTCCTGCAGCTCGGCCAGGGATCGGTCATCGAGCTGAACAAATTGGCCGGTGAGCCGCTGGAGGTCCACGTGAACGGCAAGCTCGTTGCCAGAGGCGAAGCAGTTGTCATCAATGAGAAATTCGGAGTTCGGCTGACGGATATCATAAGCCCCATAGAGAGGGTCCGCCAGCTTGGATAA